The Sebastes umbrosus isolate fSebUmb1 chromosome 24, fSebUmb1.pri, whole genome shotgun sequence genome contains the following window.
gaaatgtaggatccagtgatTTTGGAGCTTTAAGGACTATAAGTCAGTGACATACTAAATTGCTGAAATGATCCTTTAATATGCCATGTAAAGACTTTACGTTGTTTTACattaatcacatctggactgGGCTTCAGACCACTTGCAGAAAGCTGCTGAACAATGTAACTTGTATTTGAACGTTAACTTGGTTATCCTTTGTGACCTGCAAGTGGAAGAGgttcagtgccttgctcaagtaAAATCAAAATTGAACCCTTGACCTTCTGACCTTTTCCTGCAGACCACTCATGTAATACGAATATCACATGTCCAGCTGTGGAGCACCTAAAACTCtaattttaaatacttgaagtGTGATGTTGACTTTCGACTGCTGCTCAAATATCCACGAAGGATGTGCCAATAATAATGCCAGTTATGCTGTTACATATTTAATGCAGTCAAATGTATTGGAAGGATTTCCTGAAAACTAAAAAGTAATATGCACCACATGGAATGCTTACATGCAATTTCTTTATCTGGCCTTTTTGTACGCAGAAAGATATGGGAAATATTGTATTCTATTCTTCAGTGATGTCAATATCTGCATTTGGATGGGTTCTGCCATACGTTTAATAACTTGAAAGCACAAAAGAAATATTCAGTCAACATTTTATTCCACACTAAGTGCCAACGGTGAGCAATAATGAGTTAAATGGTTGTATTTTGATGTGTGGAGTTTCCAAGAAATAATCATCAATTGTTTTACCTTTTGAAAAGAATGTGTTAAGAGATGATAGATGATGCATAGCTGATACAGGATAATGTTGGATATGTTGTAGTATTCACATTGTACTGTGAACGAGCAAATTCTCACCGATGTAAGGTTATTTTTTACACTATTGTTAGGTAAAGATGGTACATTAGTATGACCAAAAGGCTGTGATGGGGTCAAAGTGTGACATTCAGGTTGTTGACACAGCTTATTTTTATGTCAATAAACAGTTTGGTTCTTAAAACATCCCAGTGATCAGAGCAGTGTCTTAAGTAAAAACTTGCATAAACTCTCGCGAGGCTCTCTGCCCAACGACCTGTGctactattcgaggtcaatgcctaacccaggggtcagcaaccgtcagcaacctgcgtctccggagccacatgcatttctttagcccctctccaggggctccctgtggatttctaaaaatggaaatgaataactgttttttgtttacattttcattttaatttatcattgttgtaggtctatggtatgacagtacaacggagtattagggccacattgagggagaaaaataaatctgagatttagagaataaagtcataaattaatgagaaaaaaaaaagtattatgagaataaagtcagaagtttacaagaaaaatgtcgtagtattatgagaataaagtcataatattataaagtagtaattttgcgtgttattttctttttttctcgtaatattacaacttttttctcataatattatgactctatttcattaaatctcagatgttttttcccttaatgtgaccttaatactccgtagtacatttgcactttggccctcactgcgttagacttatatactatatacttagactataaactctgttaccttcatcacaatgctcacatgttttgtggctccagacagattatttttttttcttctttttgcctaaatggctcttttgacagtaaaggttgctgtaACCCCTGGTCTAAAGTAAAAACTTGCATAGACTCTCGCGAGACTCTGCCCGACGACATATCCTaccttaacaatctcgcgagagttccCCAGTTTGCAGCATAGTGGTTCAGTCCTCCACCAACGAGGCGgcgctgtttgtgtctctaacCGGGGTCAAAGTTCGTAGAGCCGGCTGTGTCGTAAAGTCACCGTCGAGAAACTAACAGCAGAAGGACAATtatgaaaaacagaaatacagaCATTAACTAGAAATAATGTGCGTTAACCAGGGTTGCGGTTCTTCATAAGAGAAACGGTTAATTGTTGAGAAATACCGCTCCGTTTGCTAGTAAGCTCCTTTTTCTTGTTACCATAGCTACGACAGGATGCTAATAGCATGCTAAGTGCTATTAGCTAAGGCTCCCATTATCGGACAGACATGATTATTTACTATTTTCCTGTAGTTTTTTTGACTAACAGTGAAGGTTAACAGATGACTTGAATAGCAACTTTAATTTTACGTTTCATGAGCAATTATAATGTGAAGTAGTTCGATGTTTATGTCAGAAATTTTAGATATTAGCCTAGCTAACAGCAGATAGCAAGTGaactgactttattttcactagttattaatatttcctatattatatactatatatttattatattagtatatattatatatagtatatattatatactatatataataatataataatagtatatattatatactatatattgtagtatatatatatatatattattatatactatatataataatataataatagtatatattatatactatatattatagtatatatagtatatactatatattgtaatatatatatattatattatatatagtatatactatatatttactataatatatatactatattatatatacatatatatatttactaaaTTATATACTATATCATATATACTtaattagaaatgtattttataagATGACAAGGGTACTGACTATTTCAAGTTAAACTTGTCTGACAGCCCAAACACTGTCAGAAAGGTAGCTAGCTTAGCTTGATGAAGCTTCAATttactaacatcatcacacatgaatacagttgggctcattggagccacaagagtctcagctttacagtgatacacaatttatgtaattcaaagactgtttagggaccccagtatgatgaaatattcaaatacaccattttagaacaggcaataataacacatttatactgcatttgaaaaactggatgtgattatcataaagtgggcatgtctgtaaaaggggggactcgtgggtacccatagaacccattttcattcacatatcttgaggtcagaggtcaagggacccctttgaaaatgttttttcctcgccaaaatttagagtaactttggagcattatttagcattcttcccaacaagttagcatgacatggttggtaccaatggattcattaggttttgtagtttcatatgatgccagtattttcaagAGGTTAACAAAAAATCCTCAAAAATGTTGCTCTTTAGTAATTTCTTACAGAGGACAGAGATGATCAGTCTTATATTCATTGGGTGGCGTTTCCCGAGTCTTAGAGAAAACTTTGTAAAGCTACagtgatctttgtgtttctcttttACCCTGTACCAGCCAGCACACCCTGCTCAGAGGACCTGAGGGTCCCAGCAGTGCATTGAAACATCAGTGACTTCTTTTAAAGTCAATAAAGAAACATTTCCGCAGAAAGTCTGCTTGTGTGTTTTGATAGGACTGCTCCATTTAACAGCTGCTGAGTTAGACAGCCTGTGTTGCCCTGCCAGGATCTCATTTGCCTTTAGGCTGTTTATTTTGAGCTTAAGTCGAGGCAAAGAGAGAGTGCAACATCCAAACCCACGGCCATGTGTTTCTGCCTCTCTGCCGCAGCCTGATGCCAGCTGAAGCGTGATGCATCCAGAGCAGCCCGGCTTCGCCCTGCGGAGACGGCGGGCAGATTCGCCCCCCCGGGGCACGCCGAGTACCGGCCTACTGCGGGGCCTCATCCAGAGCGCCAGGCCTCCTTCCTTCTGCTTCCTGCTCCCCAGGGTCCACGCAGCTGATGTGGCTGCTGCCCAGCCTGCACAGAtgccctcttcttcctcctcctcctcctcctcctctacctccaccAGTCCCGCACCCATCCCCTCTCCCGCCCTGCCAAGCAACATAGGAAAGCCAGAATTCCCAGACACTGGATGGGACCGTGTGAAGGACCTCTTTGACAGAGAGTTGGTATTTCtgttccttcttcttctcctctattACCTCTTTATCACCTTGCTCTCTTTAAAAAGTTCTATCCCAAATCTTTATAGTTTGTCCTCCTTTCTGCATcctttttgttgtttggtgTTGTGTAGATGTAGACAGCATGATGTCAAATATTGAGCTCAAACAATTAAGTTGGcaaatcgattagtcgatcgacagaagCAAAACCCTTAAACATTCCCTTTTTCAAGCTTCTAATTTGCAATTATGTGCCACTTTGTCTCATGTAATGTCCAAATCTATGCACACAATCTATGTTCACAGTAGTAGATAAACTGGGTGAGAGAAAAGTACAAAACCACATGAACATGACAGTTTCATTATGTATAATTGTGTAAGAGtgggattttcttttcattgtcgattgatctgttgattattttcccaatttaatcgattagttgtttggtttataaaatgtcagaaaattatgaaaattgtcgatcagtgtttcccaaagatgacgtcctcaaatgtcttgttttgtccacaactcaatgatattcagtttaccgtcatagaggagtaaagaaaccagaaaatattcacatttaagaagttggAATCAGAGAGTTTTGGCTTTTTATCCttaaaacattactcaaaccgattactTGATTAGCAAAATAGctggcgattcatttaatagttgatgaTTAATCGTCGCAGCTCTGCTCTTGTCTCCCTGCAGTGCGACCCAGCGGTACCCAGAGGAGGTGACCAACGTGATAAAGAGCGGTGCAGTCGCCGCACTGGCGGGGCTGTTCTACGGAGGCCTGCCAGCTGCTCGCGACGCCAGGCAGAGGTACATCCAAGTCAGCCAGGCGGAGATGTACACTAGCCGAGTGGAAGCAGTGGTAAGTGGGTGAGTGGAGAAAGTGAACtgtatatgtaatataatattagggAAAATCTGCGGCAAAGGTCACAATACAGGAGTAAAGTTATGCTGTTCTAACCTTTTCTCAGTAATCCAGCTTCTCTTTATGTATTGGAAACTGATCAGTTAGTATTGTGATATGTGCTAAATGACACCCAGTGCTTCAAATTTTTACACTAGCCCTTGATGATAAAGTTGCAGTAGGAAATGACTGCACTACTGGgacatttttaatgttaaacTCTAATGTCATAGCATCATGGTAATAACACTGTGTGTCCTTTCTGTCTAAACCAGCGCTCAGCCCATAATGCAGCCATCCGGGGTTTTGTTCGAtatggatggagatggagctGGAGAGTGGCCGCTTTCGTCACCTTATTCAAGTAAGCAAACACATTGATTATCCCAGAACTTTACACTGTTTTACAATAACAGCTGTTACAGGCTCTGTGACAACAACTTGGTGCTAAGTATAGTTTTAGTGTTTTTAGCATCTGTACAGCTGAGCagaatattattcatattagattatgtattattattttcatttctaaATATCATCCTCAAGTCGTTCCCTCATCTGTTATTGTCTGTTCCTTTCCCTCTCTAGCTCCGTCAGCACCGGGCTGTCTGTGTACCGAGACAAGTCTACAATCAGCCATTATGCTGCAGCTGGAGGTGAGTCACACCTATTGTTTACAGCTTTATTAATCTAGGGGAAAGCAGAATGTGTCACAACAAGCCTGCTTCACATTCACACGTCTCCATCTGGGAAAATTCGATACGAAATTGACtcctgttgttgctgtgtgttGTCTGGCTGCCTGCAGCTTGATGTGCTGCATCGATGCTGCGTTTAAATTTTAAACCAAAATGTTGTCAACTGACGGGAATCCTGTGCATCCTGTTTCCACACAAACAACTTTTCTGCTGTCCTCTTGTAACAGCTAGAGTGTAGAATGTACTGTTTTCTGTCAAATGATAATGATGTAAATATGAACCAGGTATTCCCAGGTCAGTTGTACCAAATGTAAAGACTTTCATGAACCAGCAGCAGGTTCAAAAGCTGATTAGTCGGCAAGAGAGAATAGCAAAATGGTTGTACATTGCTTCTGTAAATTCTGTAACATATGGGTCCAAGCCAGCATTATGTCAACACTTTTGACTCTTCCAGACTAGACGGACGCCAATTCATCCCTCTAATATTCATCTCGAGCCAAATAGTCACATATTTCTTCCTTGTAAAACAAGATTACTGGAGCGCTACACCGTCCTCAGTTCAGCTTTGGCTGAGAGCCTTTGTTGCATGAcactccccgtctctctctatCCTCATTTCTTCATTTCTCTACTACAGCTGTCTAAAGTATGCATAACAGTGCccataaatgaataattaaaaaatatatatatttcactttccagaaaatgtgattttatattGTGCAGAAATTATATTTCTTAGTCAGTTTTCCTCTATGCCCGGACACCAGTCTATCAGCTCCTAAAAACGGCATATTAGGGCCTTTTGTaggtaaagaaaataaataaaaaattacagagtaggaggagggggggtaatattcagctctgaatttccaagattaaaaatcattaatttccgagaaaaaaacttgtatattctctgagattaaagtggcaaatttacgagatTATAAATCATCATCCGAGTttctttcttgtaaatttatgacttaaaTCTCAGAGAacatctgagtttttttctcgtaaatttggcACTTcgatctcagagaatatccacatttttatattttctcggaaatttatgactttaatctcagagaatatccatgttttttcttgcaaatttgccactttaatttcAGAGAATAACCCAAGTTCTCAGAAATGTATGGCTTTATTCTCcgagaaaatacaatttttttctctgaatattaacCCCCTCCCCTGGCtgcataatgattttttttttttacctaaaatgGCCCTTATACGCCGTCATAAAAATGTTTAGTACtgacaataataatgaaactttTATAATCCTCGATTAACCTGATGACAAATTGTTTTAACACAGATGGTACGTACAGCAGCATATTGAGCTCTGAATGATgatattaaatgtgtgtgtgtgagcagctgtGACTGGAGGCCTTTTCAGACTGAACCTGGGCCTGGGGGGGCTGGTGGCAGGGACCATCATCGGAGCTGTGCTGGGGTAAGGTTGGCTTCCacaagtgtttccatccttgtTACAGTTACATTGTCAGAAGCCTCTATGCGTTTATTTCTTAACAGACCTTTGCTCGTGCTCTTGTGTGTGTCCGCGTTCATGCCCGTGTGCTGGAGAGCAGTGAGCATTCTGGCAGCCAGCTGTGCCCCTCCCAGCAACCCTCTGTCGCCCAGCTGAACCCCCCAACTCTGTTCAAAGGTGCCAGAGGGACTCATGTGCGCTGCAGAGGGCCATGTTTTGGGTACTAGAGCAAGGAGGCAGGCCAAGGCAGCAGCTGCCCCTCTCCGTTTATACCCTCTCTGTTATTCCAGCCTCTCATCTCCATCTACCATGCTCTGATCT
Protein-coding sequences here:
- the timmdc1 gene encoding complex I assembly factor TIMMDC1, mitochondrial, whose protein sequence is MHPEQPGFALRRRRADSPPRGTPSTGLLRGLIQSARPPSFCFLLPRVHAADVAAAQPAQMPSSSSSSSSSSTSTSPAPIPSPALPSNIGKPEFPDTGWDRVKDLFDRDATQRYPEEVTNVIKSGAVAALAGLFYGGLPAARDARQRYIQVSQAEMYTSRVEAVRSAHNAAIRGFVRYGWRWSWRVAAFVTLFNSVSTGLSVYRDKSTISHYAAAGAVTGGLFRLNLGLGGLVAGTIIGAVLGIPTGALIISMQSIAGETARERRRRERWELYELKLNEWAARLHLTDELIGDLNVSSQAEETNKDMRRIQELLSLPKNEEATQDSRSQ